One region of Armigeres subalbatus isolate Guangzhou_Male chromosome 3, GZ_Asu_2, whole genome shotgun sequence genomic DNA includes:
- the LOC134219833 gene encoding sodium-coupled monocarboxylate transporter 2-like isoform X1, with protein MSSTAGLSVQDVSRSLQRFGLADYLVFGAMLAVCIGIGIFFGWKDHTKHARRQSIRRGSEALDYLVGGRRMKIFPVAMSLIASFVSGIALMGASTETYLYGMQFAYIFFGIVAMGFAMYFIFLPVFQGLQITSVYEYLQMRFDKRIRLMGSVMFTVATLLHLPIVIFVPALAFNQVSGINIHFITSVVCTVCIFYTSVGGIKAVVWTDVIQTIIMVGALLLVVLKGTADIGGLGVLIERNLASGRIEPPKLSFDPTERTTIWAIFFGGGSFWIAKNSIHQMMIQRYLSLPSLADARKAVTLYTAGIICIMMTCFYNGLLIYATFHDCDPLTTKLATQKDQLLPILVMKVFGDYPGMAGLFISGIFSASLSSLSTGLNSLAAIVLEDFVKPFLSKDLTERKTRYLMRGTVLLFGAVAVALVLIVEKLGTVLQLSMSLVPISLGPLLGVFLIGILLPWINAKSAFAATCTGLLIMSYIVIRAQISIAMKEILHPIKPLSVDGCDYFFNATTVPVDESDHVPVDKSIHHISFLYYTLIGVLSTTISALFYSIIWGRQNLVDLDPLLVAPFLRNSLFPKRSTEITTIVHSFEKIDTTL; from the exons ATGAGTTCGACGGCGGGCTTAAGTGTGCAGGATGTTAGCCGTTCACTGCAACGTTTCGGCTTGGCGGATTATCTAGTGTTCGGCGCCATGTTGGCGGTCTGCATTGGTATAGGAATCTTTTTCGGATGGAAGGATCATACCAAGCATGCCAGACGGCAAAGCATTCGGAGAGGGTCCGAAGCACTCGACTACCTTGTCGGAGGAAGGCGAATGAAGATTTTCCCAGTGGCAATGTCGTTGATAGCGAG cttCGTTTCTGGGATTGCCCTTATGGGGGCCTCCACCGAAACTTATTTGTATGGCATGCAGTTTGCGTACATATTCTTTGGAATTGTGGCGATGGGATTTGCAATGTACTTTATCTTTCTACCCGTCTTCCAAGGGCTCCAAATAACGTCGGTGTATGAATACTTGCAGATGAGGTTTGACAAGCggattcgtttgatgggatctGTGATGTTTACAGTAGCAACA ctCTTGCACTTACCAATCGTTATCTTCGTTCCAGCGTTGGCATTCAATCAAG tttCGGGGATCAATATTCATTTCATAACATCTGTTGTCTGTACAGTTTGCATTTTCTATACAAGTGTT GGTGGCATCAAGGCCGTTGTTTGGACCGACGTAATCCAGACCATCATAATGGTCGGTGCTTTACTATTGGTGGTGCTGAAAGGAACGGCAGATATTGGAGGACTCGGGGTTCTCATTGAGAGAAATCTAGCCAGTGGAAGGATTGAACCTCCCAA ATTAAGCTTTGACCCCACGGAACGGACTACAATCTGGGCGATTTTCTTCGGCGGTGGATCGTTCTGGATTGCGAAAAATTCGATCCATCAAATGATGATTCAGCGATATCTTTCGTTGCCGTCCCTCGCCGATGCTCGGAAGGCTGTGACTCTATACACGGCTGGGATAATTTGTATAATGATGACCTGTTTCTACAACGGTCTACTGATCTATGCAACGTTCCACGACTGTGACCCATTGACTACCAAACTGGCGACACAAAAAGACCAACTGCTTCCAATTTTAGTTATGAAGGTTTTCGGAGATTACCCCGGAATGGCGGGACTTTTCATTTCAGGAATTTTCAGCGCGTCGCTGAGCTCTCTATCTACCGGGTTGAACTCCTTGGCTGCTATTGTACTAGAGGACTTCGTTAAACCGTTCCTTAGCAAGGATTTGACAGAACGAAAAACGCGTTACCTTATGAGAGGAACTGTGCTTCTGTTCGGTGCAGTGGCTGTTGCACTTGTGCTGATTGTGGAGAAACTCGGCACCGTCCTTCAACTCTCCATGAGTTTAGTTCCCATATCTTTGGGGCCGTTGCTCGGAGTGTTCTTGATAGGAATACTACTTCCCTGGATCAACGCTAAG AGCGCATTCGCTGCAACCTGCACAGGACTGTTAATCATGTCTTACATCGTTATTCGAGCACAAATATCCATAGCCATGAAAGAAATACTGCATCCAATTAAACCGCTCTCGGTGGACGGTTGCGATTACTTTTTCAACGCCACTACAGTACCGGTGGATGAATCTGATCACGTCCCGGTAGATAAGTCCATCCATCATATATCATTTCTATACTACACACTGATTGGAGTACTCAGTACAACCATTTCAGCTTTGTTCTATAGTATCATTTGGGGACGTCAGAATCTGGTAGACTTAGATCCTCTGTTGGTAGCACCGTTTTTAAGAAACTCACTCTTTCCCAAAAGATCCACAGAAATTACCACCATTGtacatagttttgaaaaaattgatacaACATTGTAA
- the LOC134219833 gene encoding sodium-coupled monocarboxylate transporter 2-like isoform X2 has product MEGSYQACQTAKHSERVRSTRLPCRRKANEDFPSGNVVDSELRFWDCPYGGLHRNLFVWHAVCVHILWNCGDGICNMRFDKRIRLMGSVMFTVATLLHLPIVIFVPALAFNQVSGINIHFITSVVCTVCIFYTSVGGIKAVVWTDVIQTIIMVGALLLVVLKGTADIGGLGVLIERNLASGRIEPPKLSFDPTERTTIWAIFFGGGSFWIAKNSIHQMMIQRYLSLPSLADARKAVTLYTAGIICIMMTCFYNGLLIYATFHDCDPLTTKLATQKDQLLPILVMKVFGDYPGMAGLFISGIFSASLSSLSTGLNSLAAIVLEDFVKPFLSKDLTERKTRYLMRGTVLLFGAVAVALVLIVEKLGTVLQLSMSLVPISLGPLLGVFLIGILLPWINAKSAFAATCTGLLIMSYIVIRAQISIAMKEILHPIKPLSVDGCDYFFNATTVPVDESDHVPVDKSIHHISFLYYTLIGVLSTTISALFYSIIWGRQNLVDLDPLLVAPFLRNSLFPKRSTEITTIVHSFEKIDTTL; this is encoded by the exons ATGGAAGGATCATACCAAGCATGCCAGACGGCAAAGCATTCGGAGAGGGTCCGAAGCACTCGACTACCTTGTCGGAGGAAGGCGAATGAAGATTTTCCCAGTGGCAATGTCGTTGATAGCGAG cttCGTTTCTGGGATTGCCCTTATGGGGGCCTCCACCGAAACTTATTTGTATGGCATGCAGTTTGCGTACATATTCTTTGGAATTGTGGCGATGGGATTTGCAAT ATGAGGTTTGACAAGCggattcgtttgatgggatctGTGATGTTTACAGTAGCAACA ctCTTGCACTTACCAATCGTTATCTTCGTTCCAGCGTTGGCATTCAATCAAG tttCGGGGATCAATATTCATTTCATAACATCTGTTGTCTGTACAGTTTGCATTTTCTATACAAGTGTT GGTGGCATCAAGGCCGTTGTTTGGACCGACGTAATCCAGACCATCATAATGGTCGGTGCTTTACTATTGGTGGTGCTGAAAGGAACGGCAGATATTGGAGGACTCGGGGTTCTCATTGAGAGAAATCTAGCCAGTGGAAGGATTGAACCTCCCAA ATTAAGCTTTGACCCCACGGAACGGACTACAATCTGGGCGATTTTCTTCGGCGGTGGATCGTTCTGGATTGCGAAAAATTCGATCCATCAAATGATGATTCAGCGATATCTTTCGTTGCCGTCCCTCGCCGATGCTCGGAAGGCTGTGACTCTATACACGGCTGGGATAATTTGTATAATGATGACCTGTTTCTACAACGGTCTACTGATCTATGCAACGTTCCACGACTGTGACCCATTGACTACCAAACTGGCGACACAAAAAGACCAACTGCTTCCAATTTTAGTTATGAAGGTTTTCGGAGATTACCCCGGAATGGCGGGACTTTTCATTTCAGGAATTTTCAGCGCGTCGCTGAGCTCTCTATCTACCGGGTTGAACTCCTTGGCTGCTATTGTACTAGAGGACTTCGTTAAACCGTTCCTTAGCAAGGATTTGACAGAACGAAAAACGCGTTACCTTATGAGAGGAACTGTGCTTCTGTTCGGTGCAGTGGCTGTTGCACTTGTGCTGATTGTGGAGAAACTCGGCACCGTCCTTCAACTCTCCATGAGTTTAGTTCCCATATCTTTGGGGCCGTTGCTCGGAGTGTTCTTGATAGGAATACTACTTCCCTGGATCAACGCTAAG AGCGCATTCGCTGCAACCTGCACAGGACTGTTAATCATGTCTTACATCGTTATTCGAGCACAAATATCCATAGCCATGAAAGAAATACTGCATCCAATTAAACCGCTCTCGGTGGACGGTTGCGATTACTTTTTCAACGCCACTACAGTACCGGTGGATGAATCTGATCACGTCCCGGTAGATAAGTCCATCCATCATATATCATTTCTATACTACACACTGATTGGAGTACTCAGTACAACCATTTCAGCTTTGTTCTATAGTATCATTTGGGGACGTCAGAATCTGGTAGACTTAGATCCTCTGTTGGTAGCACCGTTTTTAAGAAACTCACTCTTTCCCAAAAGATCCACAGAAATTACCACCATTGtacatagttttgaaaaaattgatacaACATTGTAA